The Hordeum vulgare subsp. vulgare chromosome 7H, MorexV3_pseudomolecules_assembly, whole genome shotgun sequence DNA window TGCCGCGACGTAGTCATGTGAGCGGGTGgaggagctgctgctgctgcccgaagagcttctcctcggaggagaaggaggggcagGATCCTTTCTGTTCCGGGGATCAACCACCGTGGCGGGGTTCGACCCATCGGCGCTGTCTCGGGCCTGCTCGCGGTGGAGGGGCGTCGCGCTCGCGGGTGATGGTGGCGGCGCAGCAGCGGGCGGGACCCCATCCCCATTGGAGGAGGCGTCGGAGTCCGGTTCTTGGATGCGGTCCTCCtcgaccggttctattgctcctgAACTTCTCTAGAAAGGTCCTGTGCCTGCTACTCTAATTGTTATTCATCCCTGACATAACGCCTTTCAGTTTTCTCTACCCAATTAGTAATTAGATTGCATTAGATATTTTATTCTGAACTCCACAAGTGGCTGCTATTTCGGTAGCTCTAGGCTCATGGTTTGGACCAGTATTCCTGTGTCTTGATAAACCAGCTGTATCATGTTAGGTGTACAGATAATGACGAGATAGCCATTATTGCACAAGTCGCTGCTGTAATTAGAAAAATATATATGTGTACTTTGCAACTGGTGGGAGGACTTTCTTTTTGTGGGGTGGCTGTATGATGGTAAGGGTGTGCTGTAGCCTACATTGGTCTGTAGTTTATTTGTTGTATTCTGTCTAGATTAACTTATGTGTACTTTGCATGTTGTGATTAATATTCGAAAACAAAGATATAACAAAAACATATGTAGGAGTAGCATCCATTTTGAACCAATGTTTGTACTATAGTGCCAATTCCAGAACTATTGTTCTTTTGAATTGTTTGGAAAACTTACATTGTTCTTGAAAGATGAGAATGGGTGCGATCTCATTTTTTGTAGCCAATGATAATAGCTAAATCTGGATTTTTTACAGATGCTATGTTTTGCTAGCAGGTTTGCTGTAATTTGGGGCTCCGGCCTGATTGATTTAGTGCATCTGTTAGGTGGTTCTTGACGTCGGGACCGGGAGCGGCATCCTCGCCATTTGGAGCGCTCAGGCCGATGCCAGGAAGGTGTACGCCATCGAGGCCACCAACGTGGCAGAGCACGCCCACGAGCTCGTCCGCGCCAATGGGCTCGCCGAGCCAATGGGCTCGCCAACATCGTCGAGGTCATACAGGGGACCATGGAGGACATTGTGCTGCCGGAGAAAGGCGAGTCTTTTCGTTTCTTCACCTCCTCTTACATTTGTTTGTTCCTGAATCCGCCCGCTCAATAAGTTGTCAAAATTCTTAATATTATCATCTCACTTCAGCGTACTAATACGTTCTCTCTGTCTAATTTGCATGGGCCAGCTGATTCCAGTCATTTACCAGTCACGATACAGCATGACACCATAGGTACAAATTGCTTAAATCCCCACGTTTTCTCCTATTTAGGTTAAATGACTCTTCGTCGGTGTTTAAAAAAAAGGTTAACGACATTCTGTGTGGAGGGTCCTCCGTGTTCCTGGCTTTTCTACTACAGGCTAGTTCCTCTAGGAGGTTTTGGGGTAATCATATCATTTGCTCTTCTTTTGTGTGTTCAGGCTATGCGGCTATAGATTGGTAAACCGAAATCGGTTTCTGACTGTTAATGCATTGTTCTTCTCTCGCTGATTAAGCAGAGGCCCATGTATGAAGATGGAACGACAAAGGCAGTCCTCGCGGCGTCACCGGGCGATGAGGATGCGGTGCGAAGCAAGGTGCGGCTGCGGTTTTAGGATCTGGCAGTAGTCAGATCTGTTTGTGCTTATGTTTCTATCACTAGTTTGTTGTTTGTCCATCCACCGCATAAGAGAAACTTACGATGTATATGAATATATACATATGAAGAGTAAATAATGCTACTGAACTTGCatgataattttttctggaatagccACATATATTACAATAATGCCTCATGAGAACCAGATATCTTCTATAAGTTCACATAGAAAAGTGGTATGCTATCTTGGATCAATTtttgttcttctcaaagataaatagATAATATAGTTTAAGTTCCATATATAGGCTGCTACACGTAAGTGTGGACTTGCTAGTGAACCTGAGAGGAACCTCATTTGTATCGATTGTTTCATCCTGTTCGCCAATCCTCTTCTTGTCGTAGTTG harbors:
- the LOC123408389 gene encoding uncharacterized protein LOC123408389 isoform X2, whose product is MTLRRCLKKRLTTFCVEGPPCSWLFYYRLVPLGGFGRPMYEDGTTKAVLAASPGDEDAVRSKVMVGRKGTKVLTNEAGEVTSSLLGDQVYT
- the LOC123408389 gene encoding uncharacterized protein LOC123408389 isoform X3; this translates as MTLRRCLKKRLTTFCVEGPPCSWLFYYRLVPLGGFGRPMYEDGTTKAVLAASPGDEDAVRSKVMVGRKGTKVLTNEAGEVTSLLGDQVYT